Proteins encoded in a region of the Macrobrachium nipponense isolate FS-2020 chromosome 39, ASM1510439v2, whole genome shotgun sequence genome:
- the LOC135210549 gene encoding trichohyalin-like: MLALFFGTVFTLEPIGEMISTWLEKAKSPSLSTRSSNQGFEEIICNLKDVNKKRIQDRHELAEAMREIENLKEELEELRREVRAGKKNDKDASHSGKSTHKHGKENQNAQSRTKDAEGINERETAMRDELRKELLRDWQKLSRSLKISDEEMKDILQDMEEMFNSELEVEKEEIEGGSQEETEETPEWEPNDVLENTEIIEEIREIIENEKGNKLRRWNEKINRWLNRDAKPDPMWEELREELLRDWQKLSRSQKISDEEIKDILQDMEEMFNSELEVEKEEIERGNQEETEETPEWEPSDLLENIEIIEEIREIIEEEKAERRSKRRWEKNAWKSVLREHKERKANERADKKLIKQQLLSRKREEKERRKAEREIEKRWINALKRNITEKLEERKQKRRDDRLKKLRDLIEFVKQERKIMKDKRRAEQEWLEREAMSLALYDHQVRMEERERKKEARRAFKQELKERNAQLKAEEDRLKREIRTKLEEEHKRRKNKAKLEKKRLNSALKDLKRRKRDLDRKRKPKRSKVEVQLYDYIWLFFKNPAMFSLYLRNGPLEHRKKWKRAAKVTDSKKEVWVWKKNSRGKFEMIEKKIVDRTASNK, from the coding sequence ATGTTAGCTCTGTTCTTCGGAACAGTGTTTACCCTTGAACCTATTGGAGAGATGATTTCTACCTGGCTAGAGAAAGCAAAATCGCCATCTTTGTCTACACGGAGTTCTAACCAGGGCTTCGAAGAGATCATCTGTAACCTGAAGGATGTAAATAAGAAGCGGATTCAGGACAGACACGAATTGGCAGAAGCAATGAGGGAAATAGAGAACCTGAAAGAGGAATTGGAGGAACTTCGGAGGGAGGTAAGGGCAGGAAAGAAGAATGACAAGGATGCCAGCCACTCAGGAAAGAGCACTCATAAACATGGGAAGGAAAACCAGAATGCACAAAGCAGAACTAAGGACGCTGAAGGAATCAACGAACGCGAAACTGCCATGCGGGATGAACTTCGGAAGGAACTGTTAAGGGATTGGCAAAAACTCTCTCGTTCACTGAAAATTTCAGACGAAGAAATGAAGGACATTCTTCAGGATATGGAAGAAATGTTTAATAGTGAACTTGAGGTGGAAAAGGAGGAAATAGAAGGAGGGAGtcaggaggaaacagaggagacTCCCGAATGGGAACCAAACGATGTActggaaaatacagaaataatcgAGGAAATCAGAGAGATCATAGAGAATGAGAAGGGAAACAAATTGCGGCGTTGGAATGAGAAAATTAACAGATGGTTAAATCGAGATGCGAAACCCGATCCTATGTGGGAAGAACTTCGGGAAGAACTGTTAAGAGATTGGCAAAAACTTTCTCGTTCACAGAAAATTTCAGACGAAGAAATAAAAGACATACTTCAAGATATGGAAGAAATGTTTAATAGTGAACTTGAGGTAGAAAAGGAGGAAATAGAAAGAGGGAATCAGGAGGAAACAGAAGAGACTCCCGAATGGGAACCAAGCGATCTActggaaaatatagaaataatcgAGGAAATCAGAGAGATCATTGAGGAGGAGAAGGCTGAAAGGCGCTCTAAAAGAAGGTGGGAAAAAAACGCGTGGAAATCCGTTCTCCGGGAACACAAGGAGAGAAAGGCCAACGAAAGGGCCGATAAAAAGCTGATTAAGCAGCAATTACTCTCTAGAAAacgggaagaaaaggagaggagaaaggctgaaagggaaattgaaaaaagGTGGATTAACGCACTCAAGAGAAATATCACGGAGAAACTAgaggaaaggaaacagaaaagaaGAGATGACAGATTGAAGAAACTGAGGGACTTGATCGAGTTTGTCAAGCAAGAACGTAAGATAATGAAGGACAAACGCAGGGCTGAACAAGAATGGCTAGAGAGAGAAGCCATGTCTTTGGCACTGTATGACCATCAAGTaaggatggaagaacgagaaaggaaaaaggaagcacGAAGAGCTTTCAAGCAGGAATTGAAGGAAAGGAACGCCCAATTGAAGGCTGAAGAAGACAGGCTCAAAAGAGAAATACGAACCAAGTTAGAGGAAGAACacaaaaggaggaaaaataaagcaaagcttgaaaaaaagagactaaataGCGCTTTAAAAGATCTCAAGAGACGGAAAAGAGACCTGGATAGAAAACGAAAACCCAAAAGGTCTAAAGTAGAAGTGCAACTGTATGATTACATTTGGCTCTTTTTTAAGAATCCGGCAATGTTCTCTTTGTATTTGAGAAATGGTCCGCTAGAGCATAGGAAAAAGTGGAAAAGAGCTGCGAAGGTAACAGATTCTAAAAAGGAGGTTTGGGTGTGGAAGaagaattcaagaggaaaatttgaaatgatagaaaagaagATAGTAGACAGGACAGCATCAAACAAATAA
- the LOC135210411 gene encoding uncharacterized protein LOC135210411 produces MPPEQGTSSSPPTAFSPPDLDTSTAGKSTAGPQTTFSHQPGPASKTRTPAAMPSVHLNLVGSTAGKSQQPQNTFSSTSLGCPPPPEQGPPSSSPMPQVPPYPGCFHSREVTAAPKLLSVHQPWMPPEQGTSSSPPTAFSPPDLDTSTAGKPQQPPNYFQSTSPWMPPEQNFQQPPTPLQVHLTWILPQPGSQAAPKLLQSTSPPWNASRNKEIPAAPQLLHPPDLG; encoded by the coding sequence atgcctCCAGAAcaaggaacttccagcagccccccaactgccttcagtccacctgacctggatacTTCCACAGCAGGGAAGTCCACAGCAGGCCCCCAAACTACTTTCAGTCACCAGCCTGGACCTGCCTCCAAAACAAGAACTCCAGCAGCaatgccttcagtccacctgaacCTGGTGGGTTCCACAGCAGGGAAGTCACAGCAGCCCCAAAATACTTTCAgttccaccagccttggatgcccCCCCCCTCCAGAACAAGGCCCACCTTCCAGCAGCCCCATGCCTCAGGTTCCACCTTaccctggatgcttccacagcaGGGAAGTCACAGCAGCCCCCAAACtactttcagtccaccagccttggatgcctCCAGAAcaaggaacttccagcagccccccaactgccttcagtccacctgacctggatacTTCCACAGCAGGGAAGCCACAGCAGCCCCCAAACtactttcagtccaccagccccTGGATGCCTCCAGAAcagaacttccagcagcccccaactccCCTCcaagtccacctgacctggatacTTCCACAGCCGGGAAGTCAAGCAGCCCCCAAACTACTTCAGTCCACAAGCCCCCCTTGGAATGCCTCCAGAAACAAGGaaattccagcagccccccaactccTTCATCCACCTGACCTTGGATAA